From Primulina huaijiensis isolate GDHJ02 chromosome 15, ASM1229523v2, whole genome shotgun sequence, one genomic window encodes:
- the LOC140959095 gene encoding uncharacterized protein has translation MAIAKFPDCFSIPSCFYCNSRKTLQHIPIPYHLCGENESHPLVSFLFLNLNSRITKPNSSTCSSPSVLKEDESTYNENVPVIQQRVTVLASEVEKCENIIDLPNDSKESNSLICGMCNDPQTQELAFQYYEKAKEKTEFRPQKYTLNLLTRYLIRSKKWNLLFTLCEDFKNFKVIPGKSTCRALIGSCIKARKFKLVNELLEFFLAADLEVAVSAFDSAMKGYNQLHMYSSTTVLYQRMRSGEISLDAACCCRIMEAHLKMGHYEKAIEIFREIEDRKMEKIGDTPSPFFSQIYWIICESLGKLGRCFEALELFREMQKKRIPKDHLIYSSLISSFASIGEVKLAEELMEEAESKKMLRDPALFLKLVLRYVEEGLLEKTVEIVATMKRVNVRVSDCIFCAIVNGFSKKRGLKQAIKVYEDLVSQGSDPGQVTYASILNIYCRLGLYSNAETLFSEMERKGFDSCVVAYSSMVAAYGKMGRIRDAMKLVAKMKEKGVEPNVWTYNSLLDMHGKALNLRVIEKTWKEMKRRRVSPDKVSYTTIIGAYNRAKELETCIKYYQEFRLNGGTVDRALAGIMVAVLSKMNRVDELVEMLQDMKMQGTMLDSRFYNSAMNALRDAGLQVHARRLQESFKVS, from the coding sequence atGGCCATTGCAAAATTTCCAGATTGCTTCTCAATACCTTCTTGCTTCTACTGTAACAGCAGAAAGACCCTTCAGCACATTCCCATTCCATACCATCTATGCGGCGAAAATGAATCTCATCCCTtggtttcttttctcttcttgAATCTAAATTCAAGAATCACGAAACCAAACTCTTCAACTTGTTCATCCCCATCTGTATTGAAAGAAGATGAATCGACTTATAATGAAAATGTTCCGGTGATTCAACAGCGTGTCACGGTCTTAGCGAGTGAGGTGGAGAAATGTGAAAACATTATTGATTTACCGAATGATTCAAAGGAATCGAATAGTTTGATATGTGGTATGTGTAATGATCCACAGACTCAAGAGCTGGCGTTCCAGTATTACGAAAAGGCGAAAGAGAAAACGGAGTTTAGACCTCAGAAATATACGCTAAATCTTCTAACTAGGTACTTGATTCGTTCCAAGAAATGGAATTTATTATTTACACTCTGTGaagatttcaagaattttaagGTTATTCCTGGGAAATCTACATGTCGCGCATTAATTGGTAGCTGTATtaaagctagaaaattcaaacttGTTAATGAACTGTTAGAATTTTTCTTGGCTGCGGATTTAGAAGTTGCTGTTTCGGCTTTCGATTCGGCCATGAAAGGCTACAACCAGTTGCATATGTATAGCAGCACGACTGTTCTGTACCAGAGAATGAGATCTGGTGAAATTTCTTTAGATGCCGCTTGTTGTTGTCGAATAATGGAAGCCCATTTGAAAATGGGACATTACGAAAAAGCCATTGAAATCTTTCGAGAAATTGAGGATcgaaaaatggaaaaaattgGTGATACCCCATCTCCGTTTTTCTCCCAGATTTATTGGATTATATGTGAATCCTTAGGGAAACTAGGCCGGTGTTTCGAAGCTCTCGAGTTATTTAGAGAAATGCAGAAGAAACGCATACCCAAAGACCATTTAATCTACTCGTCTTTGATAAGTTCTTTTGCAAGTATTGGTGAAGTAAAACTGGCTGAGGAGCTTATGGAAGAAGCAGAAAGCAAGAAAATGTTAAGGGATCCTGCTCTGTTTTTGAAGCTCGTGTTGAGGTATGTCGAAGAAGGGTTGCTCGAAAAAACTGTTGAAATTGTTGCAACTATGAAACGAGTAAATGTTAGAGTGTCAGACTGCATCTTTTGCGCGATTGTGAATGGATTCTCCAAGAAAAGAGGTCTCAAACAAGCCATAAAAGTATATGAAGATCTTGTCTCGCAAGGCAGTGATCCTGGCCAAGTGACATATGCATCAATCTTGAATATATACTGCCGACTTGGGTTATATTCTAACGCGGAAACGCTATTCTCGGAGATGGAAAGAAAAGGATTCGATAGCTGTGTTGTGGCCTATTCTAGTATGGTTGCTGCGTATGGAAAAATGGGACGTATAAGAGATGCGATGAAACTCGTAGCCAAGATGAAAGAAAAAGGAGTTGAACCTAATGTTTGGACGTATAATTCTTTATTAGATATGCATGGAAAGGCTCTAAACTTGAGGGTCATCGAAAAGACATGGAAAGAGATGAAACGACGCAGAGTTTCCCCAGATAAAGTGAGTTACACGACTATTATCGGAGCTTATAATAGGGCGAAGGAATTGGAAACTTGCATCAAGTATTATCAAGAGTTTAGGTTGAACGGCGGGACCGTTGATAGGGCATTGGCCGGTATCATGGTTGCTGTTTTATCGAAGATGAATCGAGTCGATGAACTAGTTGAGATGTTGCAAGACATGAAAATGCAGGGTACTATGTTGGATTCGAGGTTTTATAATTCGGCCATGAATGCTTTGAGAGATGCAGGGCTTCAAGTTCATGCCAGGCGATTGCAGGAAAGCTTTAAGGTTTCTTGA
- the LOC140958599 gene encoding uncharacterized protein At4g22758-like: MSQKNQRKGAGQEYYTKERYVSETFNVRDGDGGALEVLSRPRSVLDILDGKRVTGLRFEDVASKGKPSKPTKLLLNVTIERILGPVQVVMSPEATVKDLISAVLLLYVKEGRRPLLPSTDAADFELHYSQFSLESLKVEEKLMALGSRNFFLCRNTAAGIGGAPPTSSCSRAAKLQGLPWLKFIDFNF; encoded by the exons ATGTCGCAGAAGAATCAACGGAAAGGAGCTGGTCAAGAATATTACACGAAGGAGAGGTACGTCTCGGAGACGTTTAACGTCAGAGATGGTGACGGAGGGGCGTTGGAGGTGTTGTCAAGGCCGAGGAGTGTGCTGGATATTCTGGATGGAAAAAGAGTCACAGGGCTCAGATTTGAGGACGTGGCGTCGAAAGGAAAGCCGTCGAAGCCTACGAAATTGCTGTTGAATGTGACGATAGAGAGGATCCTCGGCCCCGTGCAGGTGGTGATGTCGCCTGAGGCGACGGTCAAAGACTTGATTTCTGCGGTGCTGCTGCTGTATGTTAAGGAGGGGCGGCGGCCACTGCTGCCGTCCACCGATGCGGCCGACTTCGAGCTTCATTACTCCCAGTTTTCCTTGGAAA GTTTAAAGGTGGAAGAGAAGCTAATGGCATTGGGGTCAAGAAATTTCTTTCTATGCCGGAATACGGCGGCAGGAATTGGTGGCGCACCGCCCACCTCAAGCTGTTCAAGGGCGGCCAAGTTACAAGGACTACCTTGGCTCAAATTCATcgatttcaatttttaa